A DNA window from Schistocerca gregaria isolate iqSchGreg1 chromosome 2, iqSchGreg1.2, whole genome shotgun sequence contains the following coding sequences:
- the LOC126334686 gene encoding tetratricopeptide repeat protein 7B-like: protein MKEIFINSVSLPATKQKLSDWDPLQTVCLELSDNVVAERNMSAQKTAQLLQNHLSPNIIMKTADLGSAMPETSSLQSKVDSLRTAISNSENTGESSSSQSGRHDLTRQLAEILLHGRTETNHRSALNNDKRNLPKIESQAKQQNNLFVPCNDYEEIILLLLISEATAVHEVVLSQSPEFKEARVHAFNRVVCVYDLLTVLLVRWGCFDILHESFERAMKFSFEEPHIWIQEALSLACLGKHTYSLKVLKEVSRLIPNDPFHCLLAARCCYEHLNQPCEGTEWSHIALTQALRSSENLTARCHLFIGIGYSMQALVAVSEHNKRALKTQALQEFHEAQKLDPNDHLPEYYLGFQYALEYQVQLAVTHVKRALNLQSEHLSSLHLLVLLLSAQKQSEDALQLITATLEEYPDCINLLYTKAQLELQSEGKSQALLTARRLLHLWNNLYKEHVSKENTGRSEKHSDNQSTFKMHQSVLSDKDSTSLQMSIAPSHVEQTLSDVATSLSSFVPRPGPQSLWLLQLKVWLLLAEIYISLDSISDAAACLQEAQNVYPMSHNVMYVRGLLHEHKKEYSEAVHFFQNAASINPQHVESLQHLGLVYYYLGSYNLAEKTLRDALKIDPSSYKTWHYMSLVLESLGEFQSATDCIAAALERESTCPVLPFSAIPFVFD, encoded by the coding sequence ATGAAGGAAATATTTATAAACAGTGTTTCACTTCCAGCTACCAAGCAAAAATTGTCTGACTGGGATCCTTTACAAACAGTATGTTTAGAACTATCTGACAATGTTGTGGCAGAAAGAAACATGTCAGCTCAGAAAACAGCCCAACTTCTACAGAATCATCTATCTCCAAATATCATAATGAAGACAGCTGATTTGGGCTCTGCCATGCCAGAAACAAGTAGTCTACAGTCTAAGGTTGACAGCTTGCGAACAGCAATATCAAATAGCGAGAATAcaggggagtcatcatcttcacaaTCAGGTCGCCATGATCTTACACGTCAGCTGGCAGAAATATTGCTTCATGGAAGAACAGAAACTAATCATAGATCTGCTTTGAATAATGATAAGAGAAATCTTCCTAAAATAGAATCTCAGGCAAagcaacaaaataatttatttgttccgTGCAATGATTATGAGGAAATAATCTTGTTACTTCTCATTAGTGAGGCAACTGCTGTTCACGAAGTGGTTTTAAGCCAATCACCTGAATTCAAGGAGGCAAGAGTCCATGCTTTCAACAGAGTAGTATGTGTTTATGATTTGCTTACTGTTTTGCTTGTACGATGGGGGTGTTTTGATATACTACATGAATCATTTGAAAGGGCAATGAAATTTTCATTTGAGGAGCCACATATCTGGATCCAAGAAGCATTATCACTTGCTTGTTTGGGAAAACACACATATTCTCTTAAAGTGCTGAAAGAAGTTTCTCGTTTGATTCCAAATGATCCATTCCACTGCTTGCTGGCTGCACGGTGCTGTTATGAACATCTTAACCAGCCTTGTGAAGGAACAGAATGGAGTCACATTGCCCTGACTCAAGCTTTGCGTTCTTCAGAAAATTTGACTGCACGCTGTCATCTCTTCATTGGTATTGGTTACAGCATGCAGGCTTTAGTTGCAGTAAGTGAACATAATAAACGTGCACTGAAAACTCAGGCACTTCAAGAGTTCCATGAAGCACAAAAGCTAGATCCAAATGACCACTTACCTGAATATTATCTGGGGTTTCAGTATGCTCTGGAATATCAGGTACAATTAGCAGTCACACATGTCAAAAGAGCTCTGAACTTGCAGTCTGAGCATCTCTCATCTTTGCATTTACTAGTTCTTCTTCTGTCTGCACAGAAACAGAGTGAAGATGCTCTGCAGCTAATTACTGCCACCTTAGAGGAGTATCCAGATTGCATAAACCTCTTATATACTAAAGCTCAACTGGAACTGCAGAGTGAAGGAAAATCTCAAGCATTGTTAACTGCTAGACGTCTTCTTCATCTCTGGAATAATTTGTATAAGGAGCATGTAAGTAAGGAGAATACAGGAAGATCAGAAAAGCACAGTGATAACCAGAGCACTTTTAAGATGCATCAGTCTGTCTTGTCGGATAAAGACTCGACATCTTTACAGATGTCAATTGCTCCATCTCATGTAGAGCAAACATTATCTGATGTTGCAACATCACTGAGTTCCTTTGTGCCCCGTCCAGGTCCACAGAGCTTGTGGCTTCTTCAACTTAAGGTGTGGTTGTTACTAGCAGAAATTTATATTTCACTGGACAGTATCTCAGATGCTGCAGCATGTCTTCAGGAAGCACAGAATGTTTATCCAATGTCCCACAATGTTATGTATGTACGTGGTTTGTTGCATGAGCACAAGAAAGAGTATTCTGAAGCTGTACATTTTTTCCAGAACGCAGCATCCATAAATCCTCAGCATGTTGAAAGTCTTCAGCATCTTGGACTTGTGTACTACTACCTGGGGAGCTATAATTTAGCAGAGAAAACATTAAGAGATGCTTTGAAAATTGATCCCTCTTCCTACAAAACTTGGCATTACATGAGCCTTGTGTTAGAATCATTGGGTGAGTTCCAGTCCGCAACTGACTGCATTGCTGCAGCCTTAGAGAGAGAGTCAACTTGTCCTGTACTACCATTTTCTGCCATCCCTTTTGTGTTTGATTAA